The nucleotide sequence GTTTAGTAACGAACTATAAAGACTTAACGACTCGCGAGCGCGGTGTAAAACCGGTTTTAAAATTGGATAACGATATTTTAGCATTGGATCCGTCGAATGCACGTACATTTATTTCTAAATATAAATCAGCTGAGAAAGCATATGAAAAACTAACAATGTCTGAACGCTCACTGCTCATCAACAGCGATAAGCTATTAGGAGATCTTACGACAATTTATAATGTAGTAAATGCGATCAATTCGATTAAGCCATCGAGCAAAATGTTTGTAGAAGAGACGGCAGCAGCAAGAGCGTTATATAACGAATTGCCGGCTGAGTTAGCCGCACAAGTGTCGAATTTATCGACATTGCAGGAACATGAATTGAATGTGGAAGGCGGCGCAAAGGTAGATGCAATGATTCGTGCATTAAATGCAGCACCGGCGAATGAATTTATCGCAAAAATAAAAGAAGCGCGTGAAGCCTATAAATCGTTAAGCTCGGCCAACAAAAAAGGCGTAACACTCGAATTCGAATTAAAAGAGCAGGAAAAGTACATTAAACCAATCGAAGCGGCAATTAAAGCAATAGATGGCTTAAGTGATCCAAGAAATGATTTGAGCCGTCAATTCAGTACAGTCAATAATGCTTTAAAAAAGTTGGATGATAAACAAAAAGAGTATGTAACGAATATGGACCAATATTCAAACTTGTCCAATGTAATCCATGTCTATACACTGATTGCCGGATTAAAGCCAAGCGACAAGTATTATCAAGGGAATATGGAAGCCGCAAAGCTGGCATATGACAAGTTGTCTGAGGAAGAAAAACTGAAGGTTACAAACTATTACAAATTACAGAAAGCTGTACTCGATGTAACGGAAGTCCAAAAGGTAACGTCAATCATTGCCTCATTGAATTCTTCTTCAAGCAGTTTTGATACAGATGTTATGAATGCAGTAACGGCATATAAAGCACTTCCTTCCGGGTCTAAGCGCCAAGTACTGAACTACTCTGTACTTCAGCAAGCTGAAAAAGATTTAAAAGCGGCGGAACGTGTTATGAAGCAAATTGAGGATCTGGATTCATCTTTAAGAACGTATGCTTCAAGAGCGAAGTCTGCGAAAACAGCTTATGATCGCCTGACTATCAACCAAAAATCTTTAGTGGAAAATTACAATAAACTGCAGGCTGCTATTTTTGAATTAGGCTTGTAATTTTATTGAAAATACTATAATTTAATTACTGTACCCCAAAAGGTAGAATGGAAAATCTGCCTTTTGGGGTATTTTTTAGTGTAAACTTAGATTAAAGCAAGACGCATATTTATAGAAAATAAGAAAGATTTCTGTCGAATTTGGCATGAAATTTCTATTTCGTGGCTTTTAAGTTAGTTGTAAAGTTTACTGTTAAGAGAAAAGTAATTAATACATTGTATAATAATAGTTATGGACTGATAGGGGGGGTTTGATGAAACGGGTTTTAATTATGGGGTCTATCATTGCGTGTTTATTACATGCACCATCTTCTGAGGCATATGCAAAAACGTCTCCAACTTTCACCGATGTGAAAAGTACGTATTGGGCAGCACCAGTAATATATGAGCTAGTTGAAAAAGGATTTATGGAAGGCTATACAGATGGTACATTCAAACCGAACAGTACGACCACTCGGGCTGAGGCGGCAAGTATTATTGCAAGAACGATGGGCGTACAACTGACGAGTGATTTTGTTCCGGATTTTACGGATGTTCCTGCAGATCACCGTTATTATAAAGAGATTTGTAAACTAGCAGAATTGGGGATTATTCAAAACGCTAGTGAGTTTCATCCTGAAGCCCCTTTAAAGCGTGCACATATTTCAAAAATGATCGCCCTCGCCTATGCGGTTGAAGTCGATCAGAAAAACAAGACATCTTTTAAGGATTTGCCTAAAAGCTATTGGGCAAAAGATTATATTGAATCCCTGGCAGATGTGGAAATTGTAAAAGGAAAGACTGCAAAAACTTTTGAACCGAATGAATTTGTTACTCGTGCTCATGTAGCTGCACTCACAATGCGCGGTATGGAGTTTAAGGATAAGGTTAAAAATTTGGATGTAGTATATGACTTTTTGCAAAAGGATTATATTGATACAGTGAATCATCATAAACAGTGGGAGAAAAAAATATTGGAGCTTGTTAACAAGGAACGGGCTGCTAAAGAACTTTCACCGCTTATGCAAGACAAGAAGTTAACACAGATCGCCATCATTAAAGTGAAGGATATGCTGAAACGCAATTACTTCGAACATAATTCACCTTTTTACGGCAACCCGTGGGATTTAGCGACGTTATTCGATTATGAGTATACAAGCTATGGAGAAAATCTGGCCCGAAACTTCGAGTCACCGGAAACAACGGTAAAGGCTTGGATGGCTTCACCGAAACATCGTGATAATATTTTAAAAGAAGTATATACACATATGGGCATCGGTATTGAACAGTCGAAAAATGGAAAATATTATGTAGTTCAACACTTTTCTAGTAAATGAAATGGTAAATACTAGTACCTTACATTACAGTAATGTTACAAATTTTATTCCATTAATATAAATATTCTACAAAAAAACACCAAATCTCTGCGTAAATACTGAGATTCGGTGTTTTTTGTTTTTATATCAAAATACTAGAAACTGTTACACAAGTGAAAAATAATATC is from Solibacillus isronensis and encodes:
- a CDS encoding CAP and S-layer homology domain-containing protein; this encodes MKRVLIMGSIIACLLHAPSSEAYAKTSPTFTDVKSTYWAAPVIYELVEKGFMEGYTDGTFKPNSTTTRAEAASIIARTMGVQLTSDFVPDFTDVPADHRYYKEICKLAELGIIQNASEFHPEAPLKRAHISKMIALAYAVEVDQKNKTSFKDLPKSYWAKDYIESLADVEIVKGKTAKTFEPNEFVTRAHVAALTMRGMEFKDKVKNLDVVYDFLQKDYIDTVNHHKQWEKKILELVNKERAAKELSPLMQDKKLTQIAIIKVKDMLKRNYFEHNSPFYGNPWDLATLFDYEYTSYGENLARNFESPETTVKAWMASPKHRDNILKEVYTHMGIGIEQSKNGKYYVVQHFSSK